In Candidatus Binatia bacterium, one DNA window encodes the following:
- a CDS encoding DNA-3-methyladenine glycosylase I — protein MARAKPVAVAETIPDVIDPHSLADYFEVMTRAVFQAGVSWKQIAQHWDAYRDAFAEFDPATVAAYGDVGVERVLATPGILRMPRKIRATIRNAGAMLEADRERGGFARHLRSFESYAALAKDLKRRFTLMGDMSVWYFLFRTGEGVPRFEPWVATIRGEHPRMREMVDRARALGRSPEL, from the coding sequence ATGGCAAGGGCGAAGCCCGTCGCTGTGGCCGAGACGATTCCGGATGTGATCGACCCCCACTCATTAGCCGACTATTTCGAGGTGATGACGCGAGCCGTTTTCCAAGCCGGCGTGAGCTGGAAGCAGATCGCCCAGCACTGGGATGCCTATCGCGACGCGTTCGCGGAATTCGATCCCGCGACAGTCGCCGCGTACGGCGACGTCGGCGTCGAGCGCGTGCTCGCGACACCCGGCATCCTGCGCATGCCGCGTAAGATCCGCGCGACGATTCGCAACGCAGGCGCGATGCTCGAAGCCGATCGCGAGCGCGGCGGCTTCGCGCGGCACCTGCGCTCGTTCGAATCGTACGCCGCGCTTGCGAAGGATTTAAAGCGGCGCTTCACGCTCATGGGCGACATGAGCGTCTGGTACTTCCTATTCCGCACGGGTGAGGGCGTGCCGCGCTTCGAGCCCTGGGTGGCGACGATCCGCGGCGAACATCCGCGGA
- a CDS encoding zinc-ribbon domain containing protein, protein MYVDEMLNCVDCGRQFVFSSGEQRFYEQKGFQNKPNRCPDCRQARKQMRSSGGGGDRTGRPREMFTATCSQCGGVAEVPFNPRGDKPVYCRDCFASRPSYR, encoded by the coding sequence GTGTACGTCGATGAAATGCTCAACTGTGTGGACTGCGGACGCCAATTCGTCTTCAGTTCGGGCGAACAACGCTTCTACGAGCAAAAAGGGTTCCAGAACAAGCCGAACCGCTGCCCGGATTGCCGCCAGGCGCGCAAGCAGATGCGCTCTAGCGGCGGGGGCGGCGACCGCACGGGACGCCCGCGCGAGATGTTCACGGCCACGTGCAGCCAGTGCGGCGGCGTTGCCGAGGTTCCGTTCAACCCGCGCGGTGACAAGCCGGTCTATTGCCGGGATTGCTTCGCCTCGCGGCCGTCGTATCGCTGA
- a CDS encoding NAD(P)/FAD-dependent oxidoreductase, with protein MPGLLRLAAVVSLNQRTTASPKPCYDAVVVGAGHNGLACAALLARAGHSVAVFERRGAIGGAAVSETDVWPGYTVSTASYVCSLLDPWLVDELDLCAHGLSYYLKDPYAFTPLLDGRSLLLGADREKNAREIAAFDARDVGGLEAYVERTDRLGRALFDSFSDDDPRFDRFDPDTQRILRGSAADLVERYVSTPVLQAELVNDGLVGTYLGPRNPGTAYVLAHHLAGRVLGVQGAWAYVRGGMGSVSRALASAATAHGAEVFADATVTRIVTDAAGAACGIETTASTVRARAVVSNAHPRTTFLDLLDANVVGRPLRDKLETWRSIGPSLKLNLALGELPNFTCRPGSDPQPHHHATIHVAPSIDYLQTAYDDARRNGASDEPLIECFLQTPTDPSLAPPGKHILSVFAQYFPYDRSDGWSEPKRETAADKIVAILARYAPNLPGAIERRQVLAPPDLESRFGLVGGHIFHGELLPGQIYEQRFATRTPVRNLYLCGSGAHPGGCVSGFPGKRAARAVLSDRLASAGQERLAPGAQKRQSQ; from the coding sequence TTGCCGGGATTGCTTCGCCTCGCGGCCGTCGTATCGCTGAACCAACGCACAACCGCAAGCCCTAAACCCTGTTACGACGCGGTCGTCGTCGGCGCCGGCCACAACGGCCTGGCGTGTGCTGCGCTTTTGGCGCGCGCGGGCCATTCTGTCGCGGTCTTCGAGCGCCGCGGCGCGATAGGAGGCGCCGCGGTCAGCGAGACGGACGTCTGGCCGGGGTACACCGTGTCGACGGCATCCTACGTCTGCAGCCTGCTCGATCCGTGGTTGGTCGACGAACTCGACCTGTGCGCGCACGGGCTGTCGTACTACCTCAAGGATCCGTATGCGTTTACGCCGCTGCTCGACGGGCGCTCCCTGCTGCTCGGAGCCGATCGCGAGAAGAACGCGCGCGAGATCGCCGCGTTCGACGCGCGCGACGTCGGCGGACTCGAGGCGTACGTCGAGCGCACCGATCGGCTTGGCAGGGCGCTCTTCGATTCGTTTTCGGACGACGATCCGCGGTTCGACCGGTTCGATCCCGATACGCAGCGGATCTTGCGCGGCTCGGCCGCGGACCTGGTCGAACGCTACGTGTCGACGCCCGTGCTGCAGGCGGAGCTCGTCAACGACGGCCTGGTCGGAACCTACCTCGGCCCACGCAATCCGGGAACGGCGTACGTCCTGGCGCATCATCTCGCCGGACGCGTGCTCGGCGTGCAAGGCGCGTGGGCCTATGTGCGCGGCGGCATGGGATCCGTTTCGCGCGCGCTGGCCTCCGCCGCGACCGCGCACGGCGCCGAAGTGTTCGCCGATGCGACGGTCACGCGAATCGTCACGGACGCCGCCGGCGCCGCCTGCGGAATCGAGACAACTGCGAGCACCGTGCGGGCGCGCGCCGTCGTGTCGAACGCGCATCCGCGGACGACCTTTCTCGATTTGCTCGACGCGAACGTCGTCGGGCGTCCGCTGCGCGACAAGCTCGAGACTTGGCGCAGCATCGGGCCTTCGTTGAAGCTGAACCTTGCGCTCGGCGAGCTTCCGAACTTCACCTGCCGCCCGGGGAGCGATCCGCAGCCGCACCATCACGCGACGATCCACGTCGCGCCCTCGATCGACTATCTGCAGACGGCCTACGACGACGCGCGCAGGAACGGCGCGAGCGACGAGCCGCTGATCGAGTGCTTTTTGCAGACGCCGACGGATCCGTCGCTGGCTCCGCCCGGCAAACACATCCTCTCGGTCTTCGCGCAGTATTTCCCGTACGATCGGAGCGACGGATGGTCGGAGCCCAAGCGCGAGACCGCCGCGGACAAGATCGTGGCGATCCTCGCGCGTTACGCGCCGAACCTGCCTGGCGCCATCGAACGCCGCCAGGTGCTCGCCCCACCGGATCTCGAGTCGCGCTTCGGGCTGGTCGGCGGTCACATTTTTCACGGCGAGCTGCTGCCGGGGCAGATCTATGAGCAGCGCTTTGCGACGCGCACACCGGTGCGCAACCTGTATCTTTGCGGTTCGGGCGCGCATCCGGGCGGCTGCGTGAGCGGATTCCCTGGGAAACGCGCCGCTCGCGCTGTCTTGAGCGATAGGCTGGCGAGCGCCGGGCAAGAAAGACTCGCGCCCGGCGCGCAAAAGCGCCAGTCTCAATGA